A genomic window from Leptolyngbya sp. BL0902 includes:
- a CDS encoding AAA family ATPase — translation MDAAEVVVEANFSRVFLNALGFSDLEMTPGFKIDKLIVDHAARKNVTAEDIFLQTKTNPYLYMEVKGRTENLSSEHCAPHKRAAWQLKRYMRHPQSKSVQWGVLTNSLHVQLYRKHGKIVHPVTTCLSLEGNLKQIVKEIKSKIEVPRKALIITIYNNKGGVGKTTTALNIAATLATRKKRVLVVDFDPNQSDLGDSLNLAPLEGQVFKMLSSTDPDPRDIITTYRFKHPRLKDTWQFDVLLADSDLVMGDIDETKFRQQVKFTALRKALESVQNEYDYILIDSPPNWRIFSQKAVYAADVILIPARHDNLHSLQNAAAAINKFIPEAQAYRQEKAGEYGPIALPIFMNNAPLPRDPALVLMHKAIDKIIQETKAVHKRDITYFFYPKWTPGKINHEMIRIPQLANIAKADFMHIPAAFAFRPANDCYYNLLTEYFLQ, via the coding sequence GTGGATGCTGCCGAAGTGGTTGTAGAAGCCAATTTCTCAAGGGTATTCCTCAATGCCCTTGGCTTTTCTGACCTAGAGATGACCCCTGGATTTAAGATAGATAAGCTTATTGTCGATCATGCTGCTAGGAAGAACGTCACTGCCGAAGATATTTTTCTTCAAACTAAGACCAATCCTTATCTGTATATGGAGGTCAAAGGGCGCACCGAAAACCTATCTAGTGAACACTGCGCTCCGCACAAAAGAGCGGCATGGCAACTCAAGCGATATATGCGTCATCCCCAATCTAAGTCTGTTCAGTGGGGTGTTCTCACCAATTCTCTCCATGTCCAGCTCTATAGAAAGCATGGGAAAATTGTTCATCCTGTTACAACCTGCTTGTCGTTAGAAGGTAACTTGAAGCAGATTGTTAAAGAGATCAAGAGTAAAATTGAGGTTCCAAGGAAAGCGCTTATTATTACGATATACAACAATAAGGGTGGAGTAGGGAAAACCACTACTGCCCTCAACATTGCGGCTACTCTGGCAACTCGCAAAAAGCGTGTTCTAGTGGTTGATTTTGATCCCAATCAAAGTGACTTGGGAGATTCCCTCAATCTCGCGCCCTTAGAAGGCCAAGTCTTTAAAATGCTCAGCAGTACCGATCCTGATCCCCGTGATATCATCACGACCTACCGATTCAAACATCCTAGACTAAAGGATACTTGGCAGTTTGATGTTCTACTGGCGGATTCTGATCTTGTCATGGGCGATATTGACGAGACTAAATTTAGGCAGCAGGTTAAGTTCACAGCCTTAAGAAAAGCGCTGGAATCTGTCCAAAATGAATACGACTATATTTTGATAGATTCACCTCCAAACTGGCGAATTTTCTCCCAGAAAGCGGTTTATGCGGCTGATGTTATCCTGATTCCAGCACGTCATGACAATCTACACTCTTTGCAGAATGCCGCTGCCGCCATTAATAAATTCATCCCAGAAGCCCAGGCTTACAGGCAAGAGAAGGCAGGCGAATATGGGCCGATTGCGCTACCGATTTTTATGAATAATGCTCCATTGCCCAGAGATCCAGCCCTTGTTCTCATGCACAAAGCCATTGATAAAATCATTCAGGAGACTAAGGCTGTCCATAAGCGTGATATCACCTATTTCTTTTATCCTAAGTGGACTCCAGGTAAAATAAACCATGAGATGATTCGGATTCCCCAGTTAGCCAATATTGCAAAGGCAGACTTTATGCATATTCCTGCTGCCTTCGCTTTCAGGCCCGCTAATGATTGCTACTACAACCTTCTGACGGAGTATTTCCTACAATGA
- a CDS encoding Rho termination factor N-terminal domain-containing protein → MSLTDVGNLMLLSFDEIEPGKPTEAHDYIIQFASKKLGPEGRNWIPVIVRENGPDRYQVIGNSFIYAVAAEAGLDKVWCIIADERPESIEITQALAQEIQPKTNLSTASRDEIASALDYLMKQPGTPLKGIRVASVVARLDEAPREYWQDLKPIAKLSCGITGGAKLKALEQVFYLTPQPIPEITTDIRLLEMMSATDLKTMAKKQGIALPQKPTKSDLVKRLSNPPEAKPELASQSPLPEKNDLAELEAMNLTQLKAMAKERGLTGYSKFKKPEMIKLLAASSA, encoded by the coding sequence ATGAGCTTAACTGACGTTGGCAATTTAATGCTGCTCTCCTTCGATGAAATTGAACCTGGAAAACCAACTGAGGCTCATGACTATATCATTCAGTTTGCATCTAAAAAGCTTGGGCCAGAAGGACGCAACTGGATACCTGTGATTGTTAGGGAAAATGGCCCAGATCGCTATCAGGTCATTGGTAATTCTTTTATCTATGCTGTAGCGGCTGAGGCAGGCTTGGATAAAGTGTGGTGTATTATTGCCGATGAACGGCCAGAATCCATAGAGATTACCCAGGCTTTGGCCCAGGAAATACAGCCTAAAACTAATCTATCGACAGCAAGCCGTGATGAGATAGCTTCGGCTTTAGACTATCTAATGAAGCAGCCTGGAACCCCCTTGAAAGGTATCCGAGTAGCCTCTGTTGTTGCCCGCCTAGATGAAGCCCCCCGGGAATATTGGCAAGATCTTAAGCCGATTGCTAAACTCAGTTGCGGTATTACTGGCGGCGCTAAGCTAAAGGCCCTAGAGCAAGTTTTTTATCTCACTCCTCAACCGATTCCTGAAATCACAACGGATATTCGTCTGTTGGAGATGATGTCGGCTACGGATCTAAAAACTATGGCTAAAAAACAGGGAATTGCGCTGCCTCAGAAGCCAACCAAGTCAGACTTGGTAAAACGACTCTCTAATCCTCCAGAGGCAAAGCCAGAACTAGCAAGCCAGAGCCCTTTGCCAGAGAAGAATGATTTAGCAGAACTGGAAGCTATGAACCTTACCCAACTAAAAGCTATGGCTAAGGAGAGAGGGCTAACGGGCTACAGCAAGTTCAAAAAACCAGAGATGATCAAACTTCTCGCCGCGTCTTCTGCCTAG
- the rsmH gene encoding 16S rRNA (cytosine(1402)-N(4))-methyltransferase RsmH, producing the protein MLDTVFHHIPVLPEAVIEGLQIQAQGVYLDATVGGGGHSQLILASDPTVRLVAVDQDPMALAAAQETLAAFGDRAHFWAGNFAQFDPKGQQFHGILADLGVSSAQFDIPERGFSFRHTAPLDMRMNPHQSLTAADIVNTWDETDLANLIYTYGEERLSRRIARTLVERRPLTTTTALADAISGCVPKAYRHGRIHPATRTFQALRIAVNQELEVLETLLSQAPQWLLPGGRLAIISFHSLEDRIVKHRLKDHPDLTVITKKPIIATDDEIEANPRSRSAKLRIAERRDPNAEPPKGKYQRRLAMRPEQ; encoded by the coding sequence ATGTTAGATACCGTCTTTCACCATATTCCTGTCTTGCCTGAAGCGGTGATCGAGGGGTTGCAGATTCAGGCTCAGGGGGTGTATTTGGATGCCACCGTGGGGGGCGGCGGACACAGCCAGCTCATTCTCGCTAGTGATCCAACAGTGCGGCTAGTTGCGGTGGATCAAGACCCCATGGCCCTGGCCGCTGCTCAGGAAACCCTAGCGGCGTTTGGGGATCGGGCTCACTTTTGGGCGGGTAACTTTGCCCAGTTTGATCCAAAAGGTCAACAGTTCCACGGCATCTTGGCTGATCTGGGCGTTAGCTCAGCCCAGTTTGACATTCCCGAACGGGGCTTCAGCTTCCGCCACACGGCCCCCCTAGATATGCGGATGAACCCCCACCAATCCCTCACCGCCGCCGACATCGTCAACACCTGGGACGAAACCGACCTCGCCAATCTGATCTATACCTACGGCGAAGAACGTCTGTCGCGCCGCATTGCCCGCACCCTAGTAGAACGACGGCCCCTCACCACCACCACGGCCCTCGCCGATGCCATCAGCGGCTGTGTGCCCAAAGCCTATCGCCATGGCCGCATTCACCCCGCCACCCGCACCTTTCAAGCCCTGCGAATTGCGGTTAACCAAGAACTGGAGGTCTTAGAAACACTGCTGAGCCAAGCACCTCAGTGGTTGCTGCCGGGGGGGCGGCTAGCCATCATTAGCTTCCACAGCCTAGAAGACCGCATCGTCAAACATCGCCTGAAGGATCACCCCGACCTCACGGTGATCACCAAGAAGCCCATCATCGCCACCGACGACGAAATTGAGGCCAACCCCCGATCACGATCCGCCAAATTGCGGATCGCCGAACGCCGCGACCCCAACGCCGAACCGCCCAAGGGCAAGTATCAGCGTCGGTTGGCCATGCGCCCTGAACAGTAG
- the ffh gene encoding signal recognition particle protein, whose product MFEALSERLESAWKSLRGQDKISETNINDALREVRRALLEADVNLQVIKAFIAEVKEQALGAEVVKGVSPDQQFIKIVHDELVRLMGDTNVPLASTDKKPTVVLMAGLQGTGKTTATAKLALHLRKENRSTMLVATDVYRPAAVDQLITLGKQINVPVFDLGTDANPVDIARQGVERAKAEGVDTVIVDTAGRLQIDPKMMAELADIKTAIQPDEVLLVVDAMTGQEAANLTRTFHDQIGITGAILTKMDGDARGGAALSVRQISGQPIKFVGVGEKVEALQPFYPDRMASRILGMGDVLTLVEKAQEAVDIADAEKLTKKILEAEFDFDDFLKQMRFMKSMGSLGSIMKLIPGMGKQISNEMLEQGEVQLKRCEAMINSMTREERKNPNLLSSSPSRRRRIAAGSGHPEKDVSKLISDFTKMRTMMQQMGRGGGLPGMGGGFPGMGGGMPGMGGMPGMGGMPGMPGMGGGAMPGFRAPSSKKQKAQKKKKGFGQL is encoded by the coding sequence ATGTTTGAAGCCCTGTCGGAACGTCTTGAGTCAGCCTGGAAGAGCCTGCGCGGCCAAGACAAAATTAGCGAAACCAACATCAACGACGCCCTGCGCGAAGTACGGCGGGCGCTGCTGGAGGCGGACGTTAACCTTCAGGTGATCAAAGCCTTCATTGCCGAAGTGAAGGAACAAGCCCTAGGGGCCGAGGTGGTCAAAGGCGTCAGCCCCGATCAGCAGTTCATCAAAATCGTCCACGACGAACTGGTGCGGCTGATGGGTGACACCAACGTGCCCCTAGCCAGCACCGACAAGAAACCCACCGTCGTCCTGATGGCGGGCCTACAGGGTACCGGGAAAACCACCGCCACTGCCAAGCTGGCCCTGCACCTGCGCAAGGAAAACCGCAGCACCATGCTGGTGGCCACAGACGTCTATCGCCCTGCCGCCGTAGATCAGCTCATCACCCTGGGCAAACAAATCAACGTGCCCGTGTTTGATCTGGGCACCGACGCAAATCCTGTAGACATTGCCCGCCAGGGGGTGGAACGGGCCAAGGCCGAGGGCGTAGACACTGTGATTGTGGACACGGCGGGCCGATTGCAGATCGACCCCAAAATGATGGCGGAACTCGCCGACATCAAAACCGCCATCCAGCCCGATGAAGTGCTGCTAGTGGTGGATGCCATGACCGGGCAAGAGGCCGCCAACCTCACCCGCACCTTCCACGACCAAATCGGCATCACCGGGGCCATCCTCACCAAAATGGACGGCGATGCGCGGGGTGGGGCAGCTCTCTCCGTGCGGCAAATTTCGGGCCAGCCGATCAAATTTGTGGGGGTGGGCGAAAAGGTGGAAGCCCTGCAACCCTTCTATCCCGACCGCATGGCCTCCCGCATTTTGGGCATGGGCGACGTGCTCACCCTGGTGGAAAAAGCCCAGGAAGCCGTAGACATTGCCGACGCCGAAAAGCTGACCAAAAAAATCCTCGAAGCCGAGTTCGACTTCGATGACTTCCTCAAGCAAATGCGCTTTATGAAGAGCATGGGCTCCCTGGGCAGCATCATGAAGCTGATTCCCGGCATGGGCAAGCAAATTTCCAACGAAATGCTGGAGCAGGGCGAAGTTCAGCTCAAACGCTGCGAAGCCATGATCAACTCCATGACGCGGGAGGAGCGCAAAAACCCCAACCTGCTCTCCAGTTCCCCCAGTCGCCGCCGCCGCATTGCCGCCGGATCGGGCCACCCAGAAAAGGACGTCTCTAAACTGATTAGCGACTTCACCAAAATGCGTACCATGATGCAGCAGATGGGGCGCGGCGGTGGCCTACCCGGCATGGGCGGCGGCTTTCCCGGCATGGGGGGCGGAATGCCCGGTATGGGCGGAATGCCCGGTATGGGTGGAATGCCCGGAATGCCCGGTATGGGCGGCGGGGCCATGCCTGGTTTCCGTGCCCCCAGCAGCAAAAAACAGAAGGCCCAGAAAAAGAAAAAAGGCTTTGGCCAACTCTAG